Genomic DNA from Podospora pseudoanserina strain CBS 124.78 chromosome 4, whole genome shotgun sequence:
TTCCAGAAACCGTTGCCGTCGTTAAGCTTGGCATCCTCCTGGTTGCTGTAGCTAGCGCCCTGGCAGTCGTAATGCCTGAGATCATGTCAGTTGCCTAGAATAGTTAATGGGTTCTGGGGATCGAGATGAACTTACTCGTACCACACGCACTGGAAGCGACCCTTGTCCTGGTTGCGGATGGCGCTGATGGAGTTGTCCCAGTCGCCGGGGATACCAACTAGAGAGATAATCTATGAGTATCACATAACTGGGGGGCATATGAGTCGTCGAAAATGGGAAAGGAGCTTACTGCACTGGCCTGCAAGACCTTCGAGGAGGCGGCACGGCTGGCCCCAGTTGGTGTTCTGGCAAGCCCAGACATAGGCAGTGTCGTCGAGAGCGACAACGGTGTCGCTGTCGACAGCTGCGGGAGCAGCAGAGACAGAGATGCcgccgagggcgagaagaGTGACGAGGGCCTTGA
This window encodes:
- a CDS encoding hypothetical protein (EggNog:ENOG503P91C; COG:S): MFSIKALVTLLALGGISVSAAPAAVDSDTVVALDDTAYVWACQNTNWGQPCRLLEGLAGQCIGIPGDWDNSISAIRNQDKGRFQCVWYEHYDCQGASYSNQEDAKLNDGNGFWNDRISSWRCNRKQFRTAEAENATEVEA